A part of Candidatus Rokuibacteriota bacterium genomic DNA contains:
- the mfd gene encoding transcription-repair coupling factor yields MDGLWGAARALAVAALLGESERPALVLVSGRSELHRVCQDLAFFETALGGGRSRVVEFPPLQPGLWRRAGTQAGGLGAAQPWVRSREVEAERALACFRLLRGEPIMLVTTPAALTSPLLPPAEFRGLAFRLTAGESLDRDALLERLAAAGYERVETVVEVGQWSLRGGIVDVFSPSRQEPVRVEFFGDEIESLRAFDPTTQRSVETVAALDVVAMTGDGGSGTILDYLPVSAPVILDDPALLDAPPDDAPAAVPLSQLLSGRQRIELGLLPVGAPAAAAQRHTLETRSVGSFRGQFRQLAPQLGEWLAEGFRVRLVCQDEVQAQRLTQILREHLLDPTGAGSLWGPEGLGLLTGECSSGFSVPALGLILLTEAEIFGARRRSLKRPLYQRGAALTAFTDLQVGDLVVHEEHGVGRYMGLKTLAVDGRQGDFLLLEYAEGARLYLPVERLGVISKYLGADGSPARLDRLGGSSWQRVKESVRASLREMAEGLLRLYAERSVGEGHAVTPDTPWQREFEAAFRFEETRDQLRAIEDVKADLERPRPMDRLVAGDVGYGKTEIALRAAFKVVMDGKQAALLAPTTVLAQQHWGTFSERFAPFPARVELLSRFRTPKEQKAVVAGLRQGTVDVVIGTHRLLSRDVAFKDLGLLIVDEEHRFGVAHKERIKELRKSVDVLTLTATPIPRTLYMSLSGVRDLSVIETPPPERLPVETVVARFSRELIREALERELARGGQVFFVHNRVQSLPSMTAFVQRLCPGARVVMAHGQMRERELERAMLSFVTGEADVLVSTAIVESGLDIPASNTMIVNRADRFGLAQLYQLRGRVGRERQQAYAHFLIPADGRIDETAQKRLRVLEELTELGSGFKLALRDLEIRGAGNLLGPEQHGHIAAVGFDLYTKLLAEAVRELKGEAAEPSVDPVITVEVEAYLPESYVPEVNQRLALYNRLAGLADPGGMEEVRAELLDRFGPLPAPVVHLLEVVALRVAARKLAIEKVEATGGTALLTFAPFASVPPDRLVRLIAESQRRLRLRKEFVLEAQIPRGPWPAVRRALEELLERFR; encoded by the coding sequence GTGGATGGCCTCTGGGGCGCCGCGCGCGCCCTGGCCGTGGCTGCCCTTCTGGGGGAGAGCGAACGCCCGGCGCTGGTCCTGGTCTCGGGTCGCTCGGAGCTCCATCGGGTCTGCCAGGACCTGGCGTTCTTCGAGACCGCGCTCGGCGGCGGGCGCTCCCGCGTGGTGGAGTTCCCGCCGCTCCAGCCCGGCCTGTGGCGCCGGGCGGGTACCCAGGCCGGAGGCCTGGGCGCGGCGCAGCCGTGGGTGCGGTCGCGGGAGGTCGAGGCCGAACGCGCGCTCGCCTGCTTCCGCCTCCTCCGGGGCGAGCCGATCATGCTGGTCACGACACCGGCGGCGCTGACTTCGCCCCTCCTGCCGCCGGCGGAATTCCGCGGCCTCGCGTTCCGGCTGACCGCGGGCGAGAGCCTGGATCGCGACGCACTCCTCGAGCGGTTGGCGGCGGCCGGGTACGAGCGCGTGGAGACGGTCGTGGAGGTCGGCCAGTGGAGCCTCCGGGGTGGGATCGTGGACGTGTTCTCGCCCTCGCGCCAGGAGCCGGTGAGGGTGGAGTTCTTCGGCGACGAGATCGAGTCGCTGCGCGCGTTCGACCCCACCACCCAGCGTTCGGTGGAGACGGTCGCCGCGCTCGACGTGGTTGCGATGACCGGGGACGGCGGGTCCGGCACAATCCTCGACTATCTCCCGGTCTCGGCGCCCGTGATCCTCGACGACCCGGCGCTTCTCGACGCGCCCCCCGACGATGCCCCGGCCGCCGTTCCGCTCAGCCAGCTCCTGAGCGGGCGCCAGCGGATCGAGCTCGGGCTCTTGCCGGTGGGGGCGCCCGCCGCCGCGGCCCAGCGCCACACGCTGGAGACCCGATCGGTCGGGAGCTTTCGCGGCCAGTTCCGCCAGCTCGCCCCGCAGCTTGGCGAGTGGCTCGCCGAGGGCTTCAGGGTCCGCCTGGTCTGCCAGGATGAGGTCCAGGCACAGCGGCTGACTCAGATCCTGAGAGAGCACCTGCTGGACCCGACGGGGGCGGGGAGCCTCTGGGGGCCCGAGGGTCTCGGGCTCCTCACCGGCGAATGCTCGAGCGGGTTCTCCGTCCCCGCGCTGGGGCTGATCCTCCTCACGGAGGCGGAGATCTTCGGCGCGCGCCGCCGGAGCCTGAAGCGTCCGCTCTACCAGCGGGGCGCGGCGCTCACCGCCTTCACCGACCTCCAGGTCGGGGACCTGGTGGTCCACGAGGAGCACGGCGTCGGCCGCTACATGGGGCTCAAGACCCTGGCCGTCGACGGTCGGCAGGGGGATTTCCTCCTCCTGGAATACGCCGAGGGCGCGCGCCTCTACCTCCCCGTGGAGCGGCTGGGCGTCATTTCCAAGTACCTCGGGGCCGACGGCAGCCCGGCGCGGCTCGACCGGTTGGGGGGAAGCTCCTGGCAGCGGGTCAAGGAATCGGTCCGTGCCTCGCTCCGCGAGATGGCCGAGGGTTTGCTCCGGCTCTACGCCGAGCGGTCGGTGGGGGAGGGCCACGCCGTTACCCCCGATACCCCGTGGCAGCGCGAGTTCGAGGCCGCCTTCCGCTTCGAGGAGACCCGGGACCAGCTCCGCGCCATCGAGGACGTCAAGGCCGACCTCGAGCGCCCGCGCCCGATGGACCGGCTCGTGGCGGGGGACGTCGGCTACGGCAAGACCGAGATCGCGCTGAGGGCCGCGTTCAAGGTGGTGATGGACGGCAAGCAGGCGGCCCTCCTCGCCCCGACGACGGTCCTCGCCCAGCAGCACTGGGGGACCTTCAGCGAGCGCTTTGCCCCGTTCCCGGCGCGTGTCGAGCTGCTCTCGCGGTTCCGGACGCCGAAGGAGCAGAAGGCCGTCGTCGCCGGCCTCCGCCAGGGGACGGTCGACGTGGTGATCGGCACCCACCGGCTCCTCTCGCGCGACGTCGCCTTCAAGGATCTGGGCCTCCTGATAGTGGACGAGGAGCACCGCTTCGGCGTGGCCCACAAGGAGCGGATCAAGGAGCTCCGGAAGAGCGTGGACGTCCTGACGCTGACCGCGACCCCGATTCCCCGGACCCTCTACATGTCCCTGTCCGGGGTGAGGGATCTCTCGGTGATCGAGACGCCACCCCCGGAGCGCCTGCCCGTGGAGACCGTGGTGGCCCGGTTCAGCCGCGAGCTGATCCGTGAGGCCCTGGAGCGCGAGCTGGCGCGGGGCGGCCAGGTCTTCTTCGTCCACAACCGCGTCCAGTCGCTGCCCTCGATGACGGCCTTCGTCCAGCGCCTCTGCCCGGGTGCGCGGGTCGTGATGGCTCACGGCCAGATGCGCGAGCGGGAGCTCGAGCGGGCCATGCTCAGCTTCGTCACGGGGGAAGCCGACGTCCTGGTCTCCACGGCGATCGTCGAGTCCGGCCTGGACATCCCCGCGTCCAACACCATGATCGTGAACCGCGCCGATCGGTTCGGCCTGGCCCAGCTCTACCAGCTCCGGGGGCGGGTCGGCCGAGAGCGGCAGCAGGCGTACGCCCACTTCCTCATCCCGGCCGATGGCCGGATCGATGAGACCGCGCAAAAGCGGCTCCGGGTGCTCGAGGAGCTGACCGAGCTGGGCTCAGGCTTCAAGCTGGCCCTCCGGGACCTGGAGATCCGCGGGGCGGGGAACCTCCTCGGCCCGGAGCAGCACGGCCACATCGCCGCGGTGGGGTTCGATCTCTACACGAAGCTCCTGGCCGAGGCGGTGAGAGAATTGAAGGGTGAAGCCGCCGAGCCGTCGGTGGACCCCGTGATCACGGTCGAGGTCGAGGCCTACCTCCCGGAGAGTTACGTGCCCGAGGTGAACCAGCGGCTGGCCCTCTACAATCGGCTGGCCGGGCTGGCCGACCCCGGGGGCATGGAGGAGGTCCGCGCCGAGCTCCTCGATCGCTTCGGGCCGCTGCCGGCGCCGGTGGTCCACCTCCTCGAGGTCGTGGCGCTGCGGGTGGCGGCGAGAAAGCTCGCGATCGAGAAGGTGGAGGCGACAGGCGGCACGGCCCTCCTCACCTTCGCGCCGTTCGCCTCGGTGCCGCCCGATCGCCTGGTCCGGCTCATCGCCGAGAGCCAGCGGCGACTCCGCCTGCGGAAGGAGTTCGTGCTGGAGGCTCAGATCCCCCGAGGGCCGTGGCCCGCCGTCCGCCGGGCGCTCGAGGAGCTGCTCGAAAGGTTCCGATGA
- a CDS encoding peptidylprolyl isomerase, with the protein MSVGPRSATLVGAVLLAGCGWFGGSKVPPGGSLADTVRAREARDAPLVLPRTDASLAPARDAAGVVDRVVAVVNKDVITLSELLEGVAHFLYESRQQVPKEGEQALRERLLQRLVEQRLQLQEAEREKITVEEAELAEQMAELMKRAGVPTQEELERVVKAEGLTIESFRKRLREQIMVQKVVRRKVTLRVSVTEGEIERYFLGNREKLETGLSYHARHILIAPAAPGRDSDWETARLKAEEVWDLIRAGGDFAELARKYSRDPSARDGGDLGVLKQGELTPELESRILRIRPGEVLGPFRSGLGYHIFKLEWKESLTGQALAQTKQQIREILFRQKYQARLEAWLEEIKRRAIIEIRL; encoded by the coding sequence ATGAGCGTGGGACCCCGGTCTGCGACCCTCGTCGGCGCCGTCCTCCTCGCCGGGTGCGGGTGGTTTGGCGGCTCCAAGGTTCCTCCCGGTGGCTCGCTGGCGGACACCGTCCGGGCGCGCGAGGCCCGCGATGCGCCCCTGGTCCTGCCGCGCACCGATGCGAGCCTGGCGCCGGCTCGGGATGCCGCCGGGGTGGTCGATCGGGTGGTGGCCGTCGTGAACAAAGACGTGATCACGCTTTCGGAGCTCCTGGAGGGCGTGGCGCACTTCCTCTACGAGAGCCGGCAACAGGTCCCGAAGGAGGGGGAGCAGGCCCTCCGGGAGCGGCTGCTCCAGCGCCTGGTGGAGCAGCGGCTCCAGCTCCAGGAGGCCGAGCGCGAGAAGATCACCGTGGAGGAGGCGGAGCTTGCCGAGCAGATGGCCGAGCTGATGAAGCGGGCAGGCGTCCCGACCCAGGAGGAACTGGAGCGGGTCGTCAAAGCCGAGGGGCTCACGATCGAGAGCTTCCGGAAGCGGCTCCGGGAGCAGATCATGGTCCAGAAGGTGGTCCGCCGGAAGGTGACGCTCCGGGTCTCGGTGACCGAGGGCGAGATCGAGCGCTACTTCCTGGGGAACCGGGAGAAGCTCGAGACCGGGCTCTCCTACCACGCGCGCCACATCCTGATCGCCCCGGCGGCCCCGGGCCGCGATTCGGACTGGGAGACGGCGCGCCTCAAGGCGGAGGAGGTCTGGGACCTCATCCGGGCCGGCGGGGACTTCGCCGAGCTGGCGCGGAAATACTCCCGAGACCCCTCGGCCCGGGACGGGGGGGACCTCGGGGTCCTGAAGCAGGGCGAGCTGACCCCCGAGCTCGAATCCCGGATCCTGCGGATTCGCCCGGGCGAGGTGTTGGGGCCGTTCCGGAGCGGGCTCGGCTACCACATCTTCAAGCTCGAGTGGAAGGAGAGCCTGACCGGCCAGGCGCTCGCCCAGACCAAGCAGCAGATCCGGGAGATCCTGTTCCGGCAGAAGTACCAGGCGCGCCTGGAGGCCTGGCTCGAGGAGATCAAGCGGCGGGCGATCATCGAAATCCGGTTGTGA
- a CDS encoding redox-sensing transcriptional repressor Rex: protein MALRTQYKISKIPEMTIRRLSIYTRCLQQLEADGIKTVSSQELAERFNLNSAQVRKDLAYFGEFGVRGVGYYISGLKAELQKILGLDREWRVALVGFGNLGSALFNYRGFARQGFHIAAIFDEDPAKTGRTADGTPILLLRDLPREVKARNLQIGIVAVPAEAAQTVTDRLVASGIRAILNFAPANLKVPKDVRLKDVDLSIELETLSFALAQSPR, encoded by the coding sequence ATGGCGCTCCGAACCCAGTACAAGATCTCGAAGATCCCGGAGATGACGATCCGCCGCCTCTCCATCTACACGCGCTGCCTGCAGCAGCTCGAGGCGGACGGGATCAAGACGGTCTCCTCTCAGGAGCTTGCGGAGCGCTTTAACCTCAACTCGGCCCAAGTCCGGAAGGACCTGGCCTACTTCGGCGAGTTCGGGGTCCGCGGCGTGGGCTATTACATCTCGGGGCTCAAGGCGGAGCTGCAGAAGATCCTCGGGCTCGACCGCGAGTGGCGGGTGGCGCTCGTGGGCTTCGGCAACCTGGGCTCGGCGCTCTTCAACTACAGAGGGTTCGCGCGCCAGGGGTTCCACATCGCCGCGATCTTCGACGAGGACCCGGCCAAGACCGGCCGCACGGCGGACGGGACCCCGATCCTCCTCCTGCGCGACCTGCCGCGGGAGGTCAAGGCCCGCAACCTCCAGATCGGGATCGTCGCGGTGCCGGCGGAGGCGGCGCAGACGGTCACCGATCGGCTCGTGGCGTCGGGGATCCGGGCGATCCTGAACTTCGCCCCCGCCAACCTGAAGGTGCCGAAGGACGTGCGGCTGAAGGACGTTGACCTTTCGATCGAGCTGGAGACCCTCAGCTTCGCCCTCGCCCAGAGCCCGCGCTAG